In a single window of the Carnobacterium gallinarum DSM 4847 genome:
- a CDS encoding citrate transporter: protein MFVPSIVYAAGIEAVKTPTGFMALLTIVPLILVLTLLFLKVDMIIAGLAGGVVAMLLGGIGLAEANQQFLETIPTMLSITVPIVNSAIAMAVFKSGGYTAALTLAKRGTKGKVEYVSAFIVILLAAATYMSGIGGGSAMVIAPLAFAAVGVVPELIAAMSLAAAVSFTTSPASLESSIVSKLGDVKVSEYVATMRPYWLFFVIIAIVLAFVGTKRRKIGFKEDASDEYSSLSNGQLFKITLPAIFLLFAVIFGPVVNELTGVAIFTPLVYMVVTIFLIFVCTKFSLNQSVESMVDGSTYILTRLFQVGIFLAFINVIAETGTFAVIAGVANHAPAFLVVPVAVLTGILIGIPAGAYVGSVLTLVLPVAVSLGFTPLALGFVAIGVGLGSQMSFVNITMQALSSGFQIPILDVVKGNIKWISLASVLLLVISLVFA, encoded by the coding sequence ATGTTTGTACCATCAATCGTTTATGCTGCTGGAATTGAGGCGGTTAAAACACCAACAGGTTTTATGGCATTGTTAACAATCGTACCATTAATATTGGTGCTAACATTGTTATTTTTAAAAGTCGATATGATTATTGCCGGTTTGGCAGGTGGAGTCGTTGCAATGTTGCTTGGAGGTATCGGTTTAGCCGAAGCCAATCAACAATTTTTAGAAACTATTCCAACCATGCTAAGTATCACAGTTCCGATTGTGAATTCAGCAATTGCCATGGCTGTGTTTAAATCAGGAGGGTATACGGCTGCTTTAACCCTAGCAAAACGTGGGACAAAAGGAAAAGTAGAGTATGTTTCAGCCTTCATTGTTATTTTATTAGCTGCAGCTACGTATATGTCTGGTATTGGTGGCGGAAGTGCTATGGTGATTGCACCACTAGCTTTTGCTGCAGTAGGAGTAGTTCCAGAATTAATTGCAGCTATGTCATTAGCAGCTGCCGTTTCTTTTACAACCTCGCCAGCATCGTTAGAATCAAGTATTGTTTCTAAGTTAGGCGATGTAAAAGTAAGTGAATACGTTGCAACAATGCGTCCTTATTGGTTGTTTTTTGTTATTATTGCAATTGTTTTAGCCTTTGTTGGGACGAAACGACGTAAGATTGGCTTCAAAGAAGATGCTTCAGATGAATATTCAAGCTTAAGTAATGGACAGCTCTTTAAAATTACTTTACCTGCGATATTCTTATTATTTGCCGTTATTTTTGGACCAGTTGTCAATGAATTAACTGGTGTTGCAATCTTTACACCATTAGTTTATATGGTTGTTACTATTTTCTTAATCTTTGTTTGTACCAAATTCTCTTTAAATCAATCTGTAGAATCAATGGTTGATGGTTCAACTTATATTTTAACGCGTCTTTTCCAAGTAGGAATTTTCTTAGCCTTCATAAATGTCATTGCTGAAACAGGGACATTTGCTGTTATTGCAGGAGTTGCGAATCATGCACCTGCCTTTTTAGTAGTTCCGGTGGCTGTTTTAACTGGAATTCTAATTGGTATTCCAGCAGGTGCATACGTAGGCTCAGTACTAACATTAGTACTGCCAGTAGCTGTTTCATTAGGCTTCACTCCGTTAGCATTAGGGTTTGTAGCCATTGGAGTCGGTTTAGGAAGTCAAATGAGTTTTGTGAATATTACTATGCAGGCTTTATCTTCCGGATTCCAAATTCCAATTTTAGATGTAGTTAAAGGAAATATTAAATGGATTAGTTTAGCTTCAGTTTTACTTTTAGTTATTTCTTTAGTGTTTGCTTAA
- a CDS encoding GNAT family N-acetyltransferase — protein sequence MDGKVNYTKLNKEVSQALRHVPCDYELELAKNGWVLTDQLLRALHQTVEWQNVTIERFKPTDITELIQLFYQTIEEINSQDYSKSQLQAWQGKHREDERSKQWSEKLCISKTLIARNKNQEISGFLELEPSGELNLFFVHARYQRQGIGQLLMEQLLTEVNDTSLKRLTANVSITAVPFFEAVGFKKIQQQIVSVDHQEFINYRMEKELM from the coding sequence ATGGATGGCAAAGTAAACTATACAAAATTGAATAAAGAAGTTTCACAGGCATTGCGTCATGTTCCTTGTGACTATGAGTTAGAACTAGCTAAAAATGGGTGGGTGCTAACAGACCAATTATTACGGGCGTTACATCAAACTGTTGAATGGCAAAATGTGACGATTGAAAGATTTAAACCGACAGATATCACCGAGTTGATTCAACTTTTTTATCAAACGATTGAGGAAATTAATAGCCAAGATTATTCAAAGTCTCAACTACAGGCGTGGCAAGGAAAGCATAGAGAAGATGAGCGTTCTAAACAATGGTCTGAAAAATTATGTATCAGTAAGACGTTAATTGCTCGTAATAAAAATCAAGAAATTAGTGGCTTTTTAGAGCTAGAACCTTCTGGTGAATTGAATTTGTTTTTTGTTCATGCTCGTTATCAAAGACAAGGCATTGGGCAGCTGTTGATGGAACAGTTACTCACAGAAGTAAACGATACGTCGCTAAAAAGGCTGACTGCAAATGTAAGTATTACAGCAGTGCCATTTTTTGAAGCAGTGGGATTTAAAAAAATACAGCAACAAATTGTTTCTGTTGATCACCAAGAGTTTATTAATTATCGGATGGAAAAAGAGCTAATGTAA
- a CDS encoding DsbA family oxidoreductase, which translates to MQIEFFHDVICSFCFPMSYRMRQLKEEMPEIEIIHRSYALVQEPTDFDTLFGSRENAKKEIMTHWKHANQNDDLHRFNIEGMKQQNFLFPTSMNGLTAVKAAEILKGSEGYWDLFDALQTALFMNNKNIEEIAIIEAEVIKLGFNLEEWRRLFADEKTAEKVQEDIELIKHYGIKGAPSLVINGKYELSGAQPLLAIKQAIQRIKEQDQVTLQPIIEETAGGSCRLEDGNYSCD; encoded by the coding sequence ATGCAAATTGAATTTTTTCACGATGTTATTTGTAGCTTTTGCTTCCCAATGTCTTATAGAATGAGGCAACTAAAAGAAGAAATGCCGGAGATTGAGATTATCCATCGTTCTTACGCGTTAGTTCAAGAACCAACAGATTTTGATACACTGTTTGGCTCAAGAGAAAATGCTAAAAAGGAAATTATGACTCATTGGAAACATGCTAATCAAAATGATGATTTACATCGATTTAATATTGAAGGTATGAAGCAACAGAATTTCTTATTTCCAACCTCGATGAACGGTTTAACCGCTGTAAAAGCTGCGGAGATTCTTAAGGGGAGTGAAGGGTATTGGGATTTATTTGATGCGCTACAGACAGCTTTATTCATGAACAATAAGAATATTGAAGAGATAGCTATTATCGAAGCAGAAGTCATAAAATTGGGATTTAATTTAGAGGAATGGCGTAGGCTATTTGCTGACGAGAAAACAGCAGAAAAAGTGCAAGAAGATATTGAATTAATAAAGCATTATGGAATCAAAGGAGCACCTTCTTTAGTTATTAATGGCAAATATGAACTATCTGGTGCACAGCCATTATTAGCTATCAAACAGGCTATACAGAGAATTAAGGAACAAGATCAAGTGACTCTACAACCGATTATTGAAGAAACAGCTGGAGGAAGTTGCCGACTAGAAGATGGTAACTATTCATGTGATTAA
- a CDS encoding amidohydrolase family protein, whose amino-acid sequence MDILLKKVRLDDESELQDVGIKDGKISAIEKEINQPATKIIEANGKVLIPGFVESHIHLDKALIASRKPNKSGTLQEAINVTAELKPTFTKEDIYIRAKKALDMIIPRGVTTIRTHAEFDPAQGFTGFETIMALKKEYQDLVDIQVVAFPQEGIFKAPGTEKMMYEAMEMGADVVGGIPYNDAPANEHIDLVFEIAKKYNKPIDLHQDFSDEANSLSIDYLCHKTIAEGYQGRVAVGHLTALHALPKEQLDPIVALIAEAGISVMALPATDLHLGARNDTSNVRRAVTPIRKLRDGGVNMCIATNNIRNAFTPYGNGDILQTAMLAIPVGHLGGADDLPTVLPMITENPAKALGLTNYGISVGNQADLVLLDTFVKHDAIIDIPERLYVIKNGKITVETHKKTMIYR is encoded by the coding sequence ATGGATATTTTATTAAAAAAAGTACGTTTAGACGATGAATCAGAATTGCAAGATGTTGGGATTAAAGATGGCAAAATTAGTGCTATTGAAAAGGAAATCAATCAACCTGCGACAAAAATCATTGAAGCAAATGGCAAAGTATTGATTCCAGGATTTGTTGAAAGCCATATTCATTTAGATAAGGCACTAATTGCTAGCCGCAAACCAAATAAATCTGGTACTTTACAAGAAGCTATTAACGTTACTGCTGAATTAAAGCCAACCTTTACAAAGGAAGATATCTATATTCGTGCTAAGAAAGCTTTGGACATGATTATACCTCGTGGAGTAACGACTATTCGGACTCATGCTGAATTTGATCCAGCACAAGGCTTTACTGGGTTTGAAACAATTATGGCTTTAAAAAAAGAATATCAAGATTTAGTCGATATTCAAGTAGTTGCTTTTCCTCAAGAGGGAATCTTTAAAGCACCTGGTACAGAAAAAATGATGTATGAAGCAATGGAGATGGGCGCAGATGTTGTTGGAGGAATTCCTTATAACGATGCACCAGCTAATGAACACATTGATTTAGTTTTTGAGATTGCTAAGAAATACAATAAACCAATTGATTTACATCAAGATTTTAGTGATGAAGCCAATAGTCTTTCGATTGACTATTTATGCCATAAAACTATTGCTGAAGGGTATCAAGGTCGAGTTGCAGTGGGACATTTGACTGCACTTCATGCACTACCTAAAGAACAATTGGATCCAATTGTTGCTTTGATTGCTGAAGCTGGAATTAGTGTGATGGCTTTGCCGGCAACGGATTTGCATTTAGGTGCACGTAATGATACATCCAATGTTAGACGAGCTGTGACACCGATTCGCAAGCTAAGAGATGGCGGTGTCAATATGTGTATTGCAACGAACAATATACGGAATGCATTTACACCATACGGCAATGGGGATATTCTACAAACAGCGATGCTGGCAATTCCTGTGGGACATTTAGGTGGTGCAGATGATTTACCTACAGTTTTACCAATGATCACTGAAAACCCAGCTAAAGCCTTAGGATTAACCAATTATGGGATTTCAGTGGGCAATCAAGCTGATTTAGTTTTACTGGATACGTTCGTTAAACATGACGCGATTATTGATATACCGGAACGCTTATATGTCATTAAAAATGGAAAAATTACGGTAGAAACTCACAAAAAGACAATGATTTATCGTTAA
- a CDS encoding heavy metal translocating P-type ATPase, with amino-acid sequence MKNEKHGEHNEMQMSSHEMNHQDHEHMAGMNHHEMDHGSMPGMDHMSHMGNLKQMFVVSLFMAIPIVILSPMMGVTLPFQFTFPGSEWVVLILATALFIYGGRPFLSGAKMELQAKSPAMMTLIALGISVSYIYSLYAFIMNQFVQSGPHIMDFFWELATLIVIMLLGHWIEMRAVSNAGDALKKMAELLPSKATVIMSDGKTHEVSLSDVKMNDRLLVRAGEKIPADGKIVEGQSRLNESMVTGEAKEVEKVVGDQVIGGSVNGSGTLSIQVTGTGESGYLAQVMQLVGSAKAEKSKVESLSDKVAKWLFYVALFAGILAFIVWFSITKELNTPLERMVTVLIIACPHALGLAIPLVTARSTSIGAKNGLLIRNRNALEAAKKVDIVLMDKTGTLTEGNFSVYQVSSLDARYSDKQILSYFAALEQNSNHPLAAGILKQAKVENVAIPLAKQTENLAGIGLQGEVDNQEMKIVTANYLLKKEIQYDQAQFNQLAELGNSISYLLIDNQVAGLVAQGDQIKAGAKEMIQALIRQQIEPIMLTGDNKASALVVAKQLGIQQVHGGLLPEDKEKIVKQYRDAGKVVMMVGDGVNDAPSLARANVGIAIGAGTDIAIDSADVILVKSDPSDILHFLSLAKNTTRKMIQNLWWGAGYNILAIPLAAGILAPIGIILSPALGAILMSLSTVIVALNALTLKID; translated from the coding sequence ATGAAAAATGAAAAGCATGGAGAACATAATGAGATGCAGATGAGTTCTCATGAAATGAATCACCAAGACCATGAACATATGGCTGGGATGAATCATCATGAGATGGATCATGGTTCAATGCCAGGAATGGATCACATGAGTCACATGGGTAATTTAAAGCAGATGTTTGTCGTTTCTTTATTTATGGCGATTCCGATTGTTATTTTATCACCTATGATGGGAGTGACATTGCCTTTTCAATTTACATTTCCAGGCTCAGAATGGGTAGTCTTGATTTTAGCAACAGCGCTTTTTATTTACGGAGGTCGCCCGTTTTTAAGTGGGGCCAAAATGGAATTACAGGCTAAAAGTCCAGCTATGATGACTTTGATTGCCTTAGGGATTTCAGTGTCCTATATTTATAGTTTATATGCTTTTATTATGAATCAATTTGTACAATCTGGACCACATATTATGGATTTCTTTTGGGAATTGGCAACGTTAATTGTCATTATGCTATTAGGTCATTGGATTGAAATGCGAGCAGTGAGCAATGCGGGAGATGCGCTAAAAAAAATGGCAGAGTTACTGCCTAGTAAAGCAACTGTAATCATGTCTGATGGGAAAACTCATGAAGTTTCTTTATCAGATGTTAAAATGAATGATCGATTATTAGTTCGAGCTGGTGAAAAGATTCCAGCAGATGGTAAGATTGTTGAAGGACAATCAAGATTGAACGAATCAATGGTGACTGGTGAAGCAAAAGAAGTTGAAAAAGTTGTAGGAGACCAAGTTATAGGCGGCTCTGTTAACGGGAGTGGAACGCTCTCAATTCAAGTGACAGGAACCGGAGAATCTGGTTATTTGGCGCAAGTTATGCAGTTAGTTGGAAGTGCAAAAGCAGAAAAATCAAAAGTTGAATCGTTATCAGATAAAGTTGCAAAATGGTTATTCTATGTAGCACTATTTGCTGGAATCCTTGCATTTATTGTATGGTTTAGTATCACGAAGGAATTAAATACACCACTAGAACGAATGGTAACGGTCTTAATTATTGCTTGTCCCCATGCGTTAGGCTTAGCGATTCCGTTAGTGACGGCGCGTTCAACATCGATAGGTGCTAAAAATGGCTTACTGATTCGCAATCGAAATGCGTTAGAAGCAGCTAAGAAAGTCGATATTGTGTTAATGGATAAAACAGGAACTTTAACCGAAGGAAATTTTAGTGTGTATCAAGTTTCTTCGTTGGATGCAAGGTATTCAGATAAACAGATTTTAAGTTACTTTGCCGCATTGGAACAAAATTCAAATCACCCGTTAGCAGCAGGTATTTTAAAACAAGCAAAGGTAGAAAATGTTGCTATTCCACTGGCTAAACAGACTGAAAATTTAGCTGGAATTGGTTTACAAGGTGAAGTGGACAATCAAGAAATGAAAATTGTGACGGCCAATTATTTACTGAAAAAAGAAATTCAATATGATCAAGCACAGTTTAATCAGTTAGCAGAACTAGGAAATTCAATTAGTTATTTGCTGATTGACAATCAAGTCGCTGGCTTAGTTGCTCAAGGGGATCAAATCAAGGCTGGAGCAAAAGAAATGATTCAGGCATTAATACGTCAGCAGATCGAACCGATTATGTTGACTGGAGATAATAAGGCTTCGGCATTAGTTGTGGCAAAACAATTGGGAATTCAACAAGTTCATGGCGGCCTATTACCAGAAGATAAAGAAAAAATAGTGAAACAATATCGAGATGCAGGTAAAGTTGTGATGATGGTTGGAGATGGTGTTAATGATGCCCCAAGTTTAGCTAGAGCAAACGTAGGGATTGCGATTGGCGCAGGAACCGATATTGCGATTGATTCTGCAGATGTTATTTTGGTTAAAAGCGATCCAAGTGATATCTTGCATTTCTTATCATTAGCGAAAAATACAACGAGAAAAATGATTCAAAATTTATGGTGGGGAGCAGGATACAATATCTTAGCGATTCCATTAGCAGCAGGGATTTTAGCGCCTATTGGCATTATCTTAAGTCCAGCGTTAGGAGCGATCTTGATGTCATTGAGTACCGTTATTGTTGCTTTGAATGCCTTAACATTAAAAATTGATTGA
- a CDS encoding S66 family peptidase — translation MFPKKLQKGDEIRVIAPARSLQLISQETQKIALNHLTQELGLKVTFGCHVNELDDFDSSSIQNRIDDLHEAFKDENVKGILTVIGGFNSNQLLPYLDYDCIQKNPKILCGFSDITALATAIYTKTNLVTYSGMHFSSFGMKKNATYQIEAFKRCLFSKKSTVLQSAEFWSDDEWYLSQEERQLNQNAGMKILTSGYGEGILIGGNLEVLNLLQGTEYMPSLKNCILFIEDLSTPELFDCNLESLLQQKDTATIKGLVIGRFQNQFNMTEDKLVKILRNKPLLNKIPVIYQADFGHTTPIFTFPIGGTVRIDTRGEQADIILLEH, via the coding sequence TTGTTTCCAAAGAAATTACAAAAAGGTGATGAGATTCGAGTAATTGCCCCAGCAAGAAGCTTGCAGCTTATTAGCCAAGAAACTCAAAAGATAGCCCTTAATCATCTAACTCAAGAGTTGGGACTAAAGGTGACGTTTGGTTGCCATGTAAATGAACTAGATGACTTTGACTCTTCAAGTATTCAAAATCGAATTGATGATTTGCATGAAGCATTTAAAGATGAGAATGTTAAAGGCATTTTAACTGTGATTGGCGGGTTTAACTCAAATCAGCTGTTGCCTTATCTTGATTATGACTGCATTCAAAAAAATCCTAAAATTCTTTGCGGTTTTTCAGATATTACTGCATTGGCAACAGCGATTTATACTAAAACAAATCTAGTAACTTACTCAGGTATGCATTTTTCTAGTTTTGGAATGAAGAAGAATGCAACTTATCAGATTGAAGCATTTAAAAGATGTTTATTTTCTAAGAAATCGACTGTACTTCAGTCGGCTGAGTTTTGGTCAGATGATGAATGGTATCTTAGTCAAGAGGAACGACAACTTAACCAAAATGCTGGAATGAAGATTTTGACTTCTGGTTATGGTGAGGGCATATTAATTGGTGGGAATTTAGAAGTTTTAAATTTGTTACAAGGTACTGAGTATATGCCATCGCTTAAAAATTGTATTTTATTTATAGAAGATTTATCAACGCCAGAATTGTTTGATTGTAACTTGGAGTCTTTGTTGCAACAAAAAGATACAGCGACTATCAAAGGACTGGTTATAGGACGATTTCAAAATCAATTTAATATGACGGAAGATAAATTAGTGAAAATCTTAAGAAATAAACCTTTGTTAAATAAAATACCTGTTATTTATCAAGCTGATTTTGGTCATACTACACCTATTTTTACCTTTCCAATTGGTGGCACTGTAAGAATAGATACGCGTGGGGAACAAGCTGATATTATTTTGTTAGAACATTAA
- a CDS encoding DUF5067 domain-containing protein, translating into MKKSLLSGLILGVALLTVGCGNGSSETKASSSESAVSESTKKEADNGTLGKYKVSILGFSKAEDYEGTPVGVVQYEFTNNSDTNQMFSVAIGSKAFQNGVALDTAVMTEDGYTDSLTEIQPGATITVKVAYKLADQEAPVTVEVSENFSLGDDKLTKEFPLN; encoded by the coding sequence ATGAAAAAAAGTTTATTAAGCGGTTTAATTTTAGGTGTAGCATTACTAACGGTTGGGTGTGGTAATGGATCTTCTGAAACAAAAGCAAGTTCATCAGAAAGTGCTGTTTCAGAAAGTACAAAAAAAGAAGCAGATAATGGAACATTGGGTAAATACAAAGTAAGTATTTTAGGTTTTTCTAAAGCTGAAGATTATGAAGGAACCCCAGTAGGAGTGGTTCAATATGAATTTACAAACAATAGTGATACAAATCAAATGTTCAGTGTAGCGATTGGAAGCAAAGCGTTCCAAAATGGTGTTGCTTTGGATACAGCAGTCATGACAGAGGATGGTTATACAGATAGCTTGACCGAAATTCAGCCAGGTGCAACAATCACTGTCAAAGTTGCTTATAAATTAGCTGACCAAGAAGCTCCCGTAACAGTGGAAGTGTCAGAAAATTTCTCTTTAGGTGATGATAAGTTAACAAAAGAGTTTCCTTTAAATTAA
- a CDS encoding nucleoid-associated protein, which produces MKQIIVHFVGNKAQEQGYELSENIIDELDEEMSEILHEIFLSSFKDAKLHHFTHTTSLDYNESYNYMKDIFQEETSFYEGSENLVKQLYMASSHPNVKAGDLWLIYMSDCIIEGELTDAIGIFKVENKEIFLKNNYDNNAVSIGYEKGITKSDIDKGCIVFNLNETEGYRAIALDRLNRDDSVYWKQLFLNIEKIQNDSFLAESFINICAEFVKKDDDGIVGKSAFIKEAQEYLDVQEEINLDDFADVLVAEAKQDQFKTVVENYEKSHDVSFPDNFKLNQENKEKFSKKVKNKIKINNNISVMVKDVNKLQENEITEGFDEVEQKRYLKIYF; this is translated from the coding sequence ATGAAACAAATTATAGTCCATTTTGTTGGGAATAAAGCTCAAGAACAAGGATATGAGCTTTCTGAAAATATTATTGATGAGCTAGATGAAGAAATGAGTGAGATTCTTCATGAGATTTTCTTGTCCTCATTTAAAGATGCTAAACTGCATCATTTTACCCACACAACAAGTTTAGATTATAACGAATCATATAACTATATGAAAGATATTTTTCAAGAGGAAACGAGTTTTTATGAAGGCTCAGAGAACTTAGTAAAACAATTGTATATGGCTTCAAGCCATCCTAATGTAAAAGCGGGTGATTTGTGGTTAATTTATATGAGTGATTGTATTATTGAGGGAGAATTAACAGATGCAATTGGTATTTTTAAGGTAGAGAATAAAGAAATTTTCTTGAAAAATAACTATGACAACAATGCCGTTTCCATTGGCTATGAAAAAGGGATTACAAAAAGTGATATTGATAAAGGCTGTATTGTCTTTAATTTGAACGAAACAGAAGGTTATCGTGCGATTGCTTTAGATCGTTTAAATCGTGATGACAGTGTTTATTGGAAACAATTATTTTTAAATATTGAAAAAATTCAGAACGATAGCTTTTTAGCAGAAAGTTTTATTAATATTTGTGCGGAATTTGTTAAAAAAGATGATGATGGAATTGTTGGAAAATCAGCATTTATTAAAGAAGCTCAAGAATATTTAGATGTTCAAGAAGAGATTAATCTAGATGATTTTGCGGATGTGCTAGTTGCAGAAGCTAAGCAAGATCAATTTAAAACAGTAGTGGAAAACTATGAAAAAAGTCATGATGTGAGCTTTCCAGATAATTTCAAATTAAATCAAGAAAATAAAGAAAAATTCAGTAAAAAAGTTAAAAATAAAATTAAAATTAATAACAATATTTCGGTTATGGTTAAAGATGTCAATAAACTACAAGAAAATGAGATTACAGAAGGTTTTGACGAAGTTGAGCAAAAACGTTATTTAAAAATTTATTTCTAA
- a CDS encoding PucR family transcriptional regulator: protein MAILLKEVLTIDSLKKAQLIETAGIHANEVTDIMIIEAPDVEHWCSPGQLLLSSLYRFHDYTEQEQIDFIKKLVDLKASGLIIKTKRFVDHIPEGIHLGCQKYQFPLIQISNDVRYTDILVEGMQLLFDHRARLLHHYRDVHNHFSRLALNQATTIDIIHALAEFIGNPVSLCTEDFTALVTTDKRLTFCDIRDQQNLEERRGSNFSYQRKLVSHPNFQEKLFSQLAIPIYPNEGATRLLIIHEINHETLEMDFMAIENAVIALQLDMLKQSAVSNVKQNYLNDLFDDLIYGKCSTWEQRLEYAQLLGLDEHQCYRVVIWQFIQEEAQSKDNYEGRKRQNKQAQQLIHRILQYYPNLSYRIHSNRIILILEDTYFKSNSLNSFKQHMETIHTHWNGDDLQLAIGISEVCQLAELDTEAQKALKIIQQAYALKMTNFVLFYQDLGIYRMLAELEHMNQLTTFIPSKLILLIETYPEWVNTLKIYLDENQNLKKTADKIFVHYKTVTYRISKIKELTAIQFDNPEELLGIQIGLRIHLLQQG from the coding sequence ATGGCAATTTTACTAAAAGAAGTTCTCACAATCGATTCGCTAAAAAAGGCGCAATTAATTGAAACCGCTGGCATTCATGCAAATGAAGTGACAGATATTATGATTATCGAAGCACCTGATGTTGAGCATTGGTGTAGCCCAGGGCAATTGTTATTAAGTAGCCTTTATCGTTTTCATGATTACACTGAACAAGAGCAAATAGACTTCATTAAAAAATTGGTAGACTTAAAAGCTAGTGGACTCATTATTAAAACAAAACGATTTGTTGACCATATTCCAGAAGGCATCCATTTAGGGTGTCAAAAGTATCAGTTTCCTTTAATTCAGATTTCTAATGATGTTCGCTACACAGACATATTAGTTGAAGGAATGCAACTTTTGTTTGATCATAGAGCTCGTTTGCTTCATCATTATCGCGATGTTCATAACCATTTCTCACGCTTAGCTTTAAATCAAGCTACTACAATCGATATTATTCATGCCTTAGCTGAATTTATTGGCAACCCTGTTTCATTATGTACCGAAGATTTTACTGCGTTAGTTACAACAGATAAACGTTTAACTTTTTGCGATATTCGTGACCAACAAAACTTGGAAGAACGAAGAGGCTCTAATTTTTCTTATCAGCGGAAACTCGTTTCGCATCCTAATTTCCAGGAAAAGCTCTTCTCACAATTAGCCATTCCAATCTATCCAAATGAAGGCGCAACCAGGCTGCTAATTATCCATGAAATCAACCATGAAACATTGGAAATGGATTTTATGGCAATTGAAAATGCTGTGATTGCCTTGCAATTGGATATGCTTAAACAATCAGCTGTAAGCAATGTAAAACAGAATTATCTCAATGATTTATTTGATGATTTAATTTATGGAAAATGTTCTACATGGGAACAACGACTTGAATACGCACAATTATTAGGCTTAGATGAACACCAATGTTACCGAGTAGTGATTTGGCAATTTATTCAAGAAGAAGCACAGTCAAAAGATAATTACGAAGGACGGAAACGCCAAAATAAGCAAGCACAGCAGTTAATTCATCGTATTTTGCAATACTATCCAAATTTAAGTTATCGTATTCATAGCAATCGAATCATTTTAATTCTAGAAGATACCTATTTTAAATCAAACTCACTGAATAGTTTTAAGCAACATATGGAGACGATTCATACTCATTGGAATGGCGATGATTTGCAATTAGCCATTGGGATCAGCGAAGTTTGTCAATTAGCGGAACTAGATACAGAAGCACAAAAAGCCCTCAAAATCATTCAACAAGCTTATGCGTTAAAAATGACCAATTTTGTTTTATTTTATCAAGATTTAGGTATTTATCGAATGTTAGCGGAACTAGAACACATGAACCAATTAACGACTTTTATTCCTAGTAAATTAATTCTTTTAATTGAAACCTATCCTGAATGGGTTAACACGCTAAAAATCTATTTAGATGAAAATCAAAATTTGAAAAAAACTGCTGACAAAATATTTGTTCACTATAAAACTGTTACGTACCGTATTTCAAAAATCAAAGAACTTACTGCCATTCAATTTGATAATCCAGAAGAATTGTTGGGTATTCAAATAGGCTTGCGCATTCATTTGTTACAACAAGGATAA
- a CDS encoding rhodanese-like domain-containing protein, whose translation MYLSISTDELAQKLKTEQLTILDVREEPMFMAGHIPDAQHIPFSQLTDRIGELDVATDYYVICHSGVRSVQASDFLREKGFHVTNVTGGMSAWTGITAEE comes from the coding sequence ATGTACCTATCAATTAGTACGGACGAATTAGCTCAAAAATTAAAGACTGAACAACTAACCATTCTTGATGTTCGGGAAGAACCAATGTTTATGGCAGGTCATATTCCGGATGCGCAACATATTCCTTTCTCACAGCTTACAGATAGGATTGGGGAACTAGATGTGGCAACTGATTATTATGTTATTTGTCATTCAGGAGTTCGTTCGGTTCAAGCCTCTGATTTTCTACGTGAAAAAGGCTTTCACGTAACTAATGTTACTGGTGGAATGTCTGCTTGGACAGGGATTACAGCTGAAGAATAG